GGCCTGAAATTCTAGCTATTCAAGCTGTTCTGCAGCTGACCCGCTAAAAACATTATTTCAATGCATTTGATTGAATTTGCAGAAATACCTTTGCCTGTCAGATGAGGAGTACGACTGCACAGCATGTCTCCATTTGTAAATAATCGGGTATTTCTGTGGATCAATCTCTGCTGCTTCTATAGCTGCTAAGACATCACTATCCAGCTTTGAGGGCTGCTCCCTAGAATATAAACAGAAGTAGATGAAAAGAGAACTATGTCTTTGTTCAGCCAATACCAATTCCAAACATCTATTTCTTTGGGAAGCAAGGAAAATGGCCATGCCTTCCTATAAACATAGTTCCTCTATGAAGTTTTCCCAGCAGGTACACATATAAATGACTGTCCATTACTGCACAGTAGCTTCATGAAAGAAAAGTTTTGAAAATTTTATCTGAGGACATCCTAAAAGTGTTGTAACCAGCAAACCGATTTGGAAACTTGTGTTGTAGAGACAGTCTCCAGGTAATTAGTTGCCAGAGAACTGCATGGCTACTGCACAAACATTGAGACACTTTAAGATGATCACTCAAGGCTGACTGCAACTAGTGTTGCTTCATTTCACATCATCTCAATCTTGCTGTCAGGGATATTATAAAAAGCATCTTGTTTTGCATATATAAACTAAAGGACAaataagtgttaaaaaaaaaagacaattcttACCCAAGCAGGAATAACTTCTTAGAATTGTCGTTTGTGGGTGAAGCCTTCGAAAGAAATTTCTGGGAAGAAAGTTCTTGATGTCGTCGTGCCCCATTAGTCTGAATTCCAGATTCCGCAGACAGTCTCTCCTTTTCTGACAGTATTTTGCGTTCTGTCCTTAACTTGGTCTCTCCAGGTTTACCTGCAACATTTGGCTCAGAAGAACTTGCCAGTGAAACTGCATAGCAGGTCTTATCCAGATGGTCCTTGGATATTCTCACCTGACTTGTTCCTTCAGCCAGAATTCTCTCATTCTcatttttttcagtgattttaTTTGATTCTCCTGCAATCTCCTGCTCTTGGAATGACAGGCTTTCAAATTCTGACATTAAATTTGAAACAGGCGATACAAAGCATTCTTCTCCATGATGCAAATGCTTTCTCTCACTAATTATCCTTTCACTGGACACAGAATTACAAAATCCATTTTTGGTGGAAGAAGCTGCCTTTTCATAGTGCCTGGGATGATCTGATGTTTCTATAATGTTTCCCGTGTGCCCCATTGACAAGATATCGCACTCGGCATCTCCGATAGCAGCAATGCTAGGTTCCTTGGACACAAGAGGTTGGCTGATATTCCGTGCTgcattttgtctgtttttaatttcttctaaGCTCATGTCATCGTCATCCTCATCCAAAAACGCTCCAACAGAAATAGAATTGCAGCACTTTTTACCCTTGCCTGTAAACAATTTTAATAAGAGTAACACATAAAAAGACTTTCAACAGAAAAGGGGTTACCAATCAAGTAAAGTAGGAAAAAATGCACTATGTCTTATTCTATTTATTGAAGTCCTCTTATTTATGCAATAGTATGAACTAACCTAAGTAAAGCTACAAGTGCAAGATGACAACATTACAGCTGCATCTTTTTTGCAGATAACCTTTTATATCCTTGCCATTTGAGAACTGTATTTCCTACACTGCTCACTTCGATAATTACCCAGCAAAAAAGGACAAAGTCAGGATAAAGAAGAATAGAGCAGGAAAGTGCTACTATTATAGAACAGCTTAAGTGTTCATGTCTTCCAAAGCACAAGGGCTCATGACCAGTGCAGTGACTGTGCCACCAGAGCCCCTTCAGATCCATAACCAcgcacaggaggaggaggaagcagcacaAAGATTTGGGACTAGCGTGTGGCAAGCAGCAGTCAAAGGTATAAAAGCTTTCCTGGGTTTTGTTCGGTGTGTCTTTCACCCTCATCGgtaaagaattattttatttgaagaaGTTATTTATTCTGTATCTTTGGCTTAGAAAATTATGTACTCTTAAGATTAATCCCCAAATGCTCTGAGTGAAAACATACTAAAGACAGAGGTTTTCTCAGAGGAATTTCATTTGGGGGCTACAATCaaagggttggacttgattatctctgaggtcttttccaacctagccaattctgtgattctgtgattctgtgatacttcaTATGACAGATACCAAGCAACTAATGAGGTCTGTGATAACTCTCCTATACTCGCAGTGCTGTTAGCTACTTTTTCAAGACTATAATCAGACTGTTTGGATAACAGATTAATGGTAACAACCGCAACAGGTGAATATGACTTCCCCTGGGCACCAagcttttctctccctcttctccccaggtacAACCTCTGTTGTTTGCAGCATTTGCCCTTTTCTTACCAGAAGGATGTGGAGTTTTATATCTATTGCAGGTTTCATTTTCCCCTGTTTCTTGCTGAGCCTTTTTGCTCATTTCCCGATGACTCAGGTACTCTTCTAATTTTCGCAACCCCTCCTGGGAAGACAGATCAACAAAACAGCCCAGAAATTCCCAGTATTCAACCCACGGGAACCCCAGTTCATGAGCTAACTCCctgcaataaataaaataaaacgaaTCATTTGTGAAGACATAAATATTAGTTTGACAATAACTTTTCTGAACACATTTTATCAGCTATTAATAGGAGTATAAAGGTGCAACTAGGCAACACAACTTGCAACAATCAACAGTCTGCAAAAGCAATATACACATCCTTAGCAAACACAGTATCACCTAATTTCTTCtagaatatttttcaaatttagtCTACTATTCTTACAGTTAGGACCATAAACATTGCTATTTTTAGCCTGACTGTATCCAGACATCAGATAGAGATTAATCCCCACTGACATGGGCATAATTTGACTGATAGTCCATTCAACAGCTTTTTCTATTTGGGAATGGGAGAAGGTAGGAAGAAGCAAGGAGTTATTTCAAGGAAAGAAATCTATTCATCTTTTAACAAAGCATGTTATATCCACACACTGCTGATTTAACAGCAAGGACACATACATCAAAACATATAGCTTTTATGAAGCCAAACACATGTATTAGGATCTTTTCACTCTGCTGTCTTTTTAACAATCCATCCATTTTACAGAAAAAGTAGGCTATACCTAATTTTAGATCTTCTGACAAATTAGGCAAGTCAATGTTTGAGAAAAGCATTCTACACATACCATCAATAAAGTTAAAACGTAGTTTCATTTGTTTCCAAAGCTAAGAAAGCTAGGTCTCACATTTGTAGCTATTTTGTttacaaaaaaatacagtaaaaatccAACTACAATATATGTCGTAACTATTTCTGCCAGTAACTTTTGTGAAAAGATACTTTTCAGTACGTAACTGTACTATTAGCACAAGTCTTTCGCTTTCAATTGCTCTGTCTACTGCTAGTTTTTTATACCAACACTCTTTAAGATACCTTCCAACTCTTTCAACACCTCTCTCCAGATCAGATTTCCTGACATTGTGAAAGAAGCCAGCTCTCTCTCGAGGTGGAGTCTTCCAAAGCCTACGAAATTCTTCagcctttaaaaaacagaaatcatTTAAAAACCTACCCCCCACAGTATGAAGTTAACTCAGTGCTGGCTAAGTGTCTACCTGTAGATCTAGAAGACATTTAGCTGTTTGTGGTCTACATGTAAACAACTCAAATTCTGCTGCAAGTATTGCTCAACTCTAGCTATGGAGAACCTTATTTTAGATCTTAAGTTACTCCTCCCAGTAATACTGGTTTATAACTTTGCTTTGATCTCATAACTGCTTATTAAAAGAATAAGGACCATAATGGGTAACCACCATAAAGTAAACAGAACAGATGCTAAGTCTGTCTGGTTTAAGTTTGTGTGTGGCAGGAAACAGGTATGTCTTAGAATTCTGCCAGGTCATTAGAATTTTACTTAATGACAAATGCTCTCTTGCTCGCTAGTTTCTAGGATGCAAAGGTGATATTTTTATACGTATAAATTCAATTCCACAGACTTGTCACAATGATTAAAATATATTCTTGCTGATTATTTTGAATTTGAACTCCTGGGATTTCGTAAAATCCCAAACTTTATGCTTTTACGTGACAAAAATCAGCACCAATGCCTAAGAACTACATTCAGACACTAACAGCTTTTGTCAGCAACCAAAATAATACACTATTTACATCCTAGGTACATTTTTTCAGAgtataaaatatatttacatttctGCTGAGTGAACAGAAAATTGACCAACGAGCCTATTCAGAACAAAAATTATTAAGCATTTTGTTAATACTGAGTCCTGGAAGAATTCAAGCATTAGATGAAAAAAAGTTGTCAGCTGTATTTATTCACTATTTCTAAAGCTGTCAGACTTCCAGCATATTCATATTAAACAAATTAGTCAAAGAAACGCCTATAAATTTATAATCTATTTAAATGGTATCTAAGCATTCCCCCTGAGAACTGATGACTTTACTTTCCTGCTATGCAATCAATACCTTCAAAACTATCCTAACACCTACTACTTGGTCatcatttctttcatttatagAAAAACATTAATGTTAACTCAACAGAGGTGATAAACTGCTTCTAACATCCAATGTCAATTTCTAGAAATGAGACAGAGTTAAGACTTTTTTAAAATCAATCCATAGCTACGTTGAAAGGCTTTGTTTCAAATTACAAAGAGCAACTATCTGTAGGACAATGAAACGTTTGTCAAAAAGTGCTCTTTGAATAGAATGCAATAGGAACAAGAATAAATTTCTTTTGACTGGACTTCCAACTCTTCTTATTTACACCACACATTTCTCTGTTCTCACCAATAAATAATTATTCACAAGTTTTTGTGCTTCCACTTCTCTATGGAAGACTCACCTCTTCAAAAAAAAAGTGTCACAATCTGTAATGAGAGCAAGCTACACCACACAACCAACTGTGGGTGGATCTCCTAATGGTTCTTTATTAAAAACGAAAAAAATAGGCATTAAACAAAGTTCTCTCCTTACCTTTGAGGGGCTCATGGGGCCTGCGAAAGCTCTTATCGACAACACTGGATCTTTGGGGCTGCCAGTGTATTTAGATAAAGTTCTCTGGGGGCTATCATCTATCTGATCGGGTGACCAGGGTGCACCTATTACAGGAGCTGAGGAATTGTCTTCTGCTCTCAAGAGTGGTACATAGTATCGAcctaaaataaataatacaaagtTTTCTTAAGAAGTTTATGTTACATTAGCCTGCTGCTTCTTCCTAGAGTATCAACACAACCATATACTTAACCAGTGAACTTTCTTTCATTAGTACTTGTAATTCAAACTCATTGTTTCCATATTTATTGCCTGCTTACAGATCATATTTTAGAATAGGTTCCCTTCTCTCTCAAATACAAGGACACCTGCATTGATACATATATTCTTTCCCTAAGGATCTTCAACAAATTCCAAAACCTCCTTTTGCAAATGCCTAAACCCACAGATGACAAAACAGGGAAAAGTACTGTGTCAAAGGAATTACACGACTCCCTAGTGTGACAAATAAATCTCTTGCTCTGTAATATGTTCTATTTGCTTTTAGATTAAACTTCCTGCTTCAGGCTCGCTGAATAAAATAAGGGCCATGCCTACATTACAGAGCTATGAGGATAATCTTGCAATCCATAGAATAAGAGTTCTGACCATGTAATTTAAAAGACAGAATGTTTTCTGTTCCTTGCCAGTTCTATAGTTTCTCTTTGGTTTGCACAGCACTGTACAGTAGCATCATTTACGAACAAGAATGTTacagaaagcaaacagaagatGGTAAACAGCCGAACTACATGCCTGTTATAGTATAAAACTCTGAATACAGACCTTTCAAGtactctcttattttttcttttaattctgcaGATTTATTCTTGCTTCTTTCACAAACTACCTGTTAACATAATTTTAGTTGTTTGTTAGTAAAGTATAAGACATCAATGTCAAATGAACTGCAATGTGTGTTCTTTTCAAACAGTCCCATCATTGGCCTCTACCCATCTTATCCAGCACTTTTAATTCATAGTAGGACAAACCACTAAAATACATCGGTATCCATAAAACGGATACTGTAAAGAAAAGGCAGTGAATAAAATCTAGAACTTTTCCCCAGATACAATCAACATAAAATATCTTTAACATTATGGAAGATTTACACTCTAATCATGACACTAGTATCTCACTACAAGTCTCCTATCTACAGTAGTTAGTAAGTGtttgaactttaaaaatattgattaggcatcatattttcagttttgttgtgGACATGGAGAGACTTACTTCTGCTGGAGTTTGATCATATTTGTTTCTTGGATTTTTTACAATAGCTGGGTGTGAGGTAAGCACATTAACAACGTCTAAATTCCCAAACTTGCAGGCAAAATGCAATGGAGTATCAAATCCCTGCAGCgagaaaaatggaaaattcaCATGCATTTGGAAACACGATAAAGTCAAATCCACGTATTTTCTTTTGAGACTGGGAAAAGTAAATAAATGTCCTGTCTAATAACCAGGGCTCTTAATTCATCTTCTCCTACCATACTGTAGAACAATGATTGTTAAGCCCCCCAAAACTCATGAATAGCTTATTTTGCTAGAAGTGTTACCCtctgttctctttccttctcccttACACCTCCTTAACACCTTTCAGTTGTTTTCATAATAATAAGAACCTGGCAAACATTCAAATCTTACCATTTTATCTGGTGTATTAAGGTAAAGGTCAACAATATATTGGATGCGATTCTTCAACATTACGGCATTATCATCTGGATACATAAGCCGCATAAATTCAGGATTTTCTAAAGTGTCCAGTAATAACTGGCAGATACCAGGCTGATTCTCCTTGGCAGCAACATGCATGACATTGTACCTGCACCCTTCCTGAAAAAATAAGACAAGCATTAGAATGAACTCCAATCTAAACAGTTTTCTTATGCCCATGCACATAACTGATTTGACTGTGAAAATACAAAGGTTCCCACGCTGAGTCTTATATTTcaatttttgtttcttaatatCTTATTACAAAAATACGTTTACAAATTAGTAAATAAACATTCAGAACTGCAGCAAATTATATGATGTTATGCATCTTATGCATCTTTGTACCCACATTATTCTCACAATTAACTACACTTTTCTCATACTCAGCTATAGCCCCTTTTGACATCTAGGGGAAAAATGTGGCAAAGAAGGTACACTAAGATACCACATAATAAAAGGAGATAGGACGTTCAGTGTGTAAAAAGAACGGGAAAataggtgtgtatatatataaaattcgaTTTCCTGTAATATATTACATACAAAGTTTCAACAACTTCACAAAGTTGGTCTGATGGAAATCACGTGTTCAAGAAAGATTGTTGGTGTCTGCTGAACGGTACCTTACACAGGGATATTCAATGCAGAGCATGTTTTGAAATCTAATGGTGCTGTCTAGGTAAGCAGTGCTGTAGGAACATGTAGTTACAGCCTAGGCACCACCCCGCTCCTTAAAATCATTCTATTTTAAAAAGAGTGGAATTATTTGGAGGAGACCAATACTACACAAACACAATACTATTCTTTCCCTGAAGAACTGCATGCTCAGTTTCTTCACTCTAGCTTTCCTGGAGCAAAGTGAA
This DNA window, taken from Patagioenas fasciata isolate bPatFas1 chromosome 17, bPatFas1.hap1, whole genome shotgun sequence, encodes the following:
- the ANKLE2 gene encoding ankyrin repeat and LEM domain-containing protein 2 isoform X1 codes for the protein MDAILSRLKQLTPDELREEIIRAGLKCGPITLTTRFIFEKKLAQALLEQQQQGALEEEGSALSEEAAGNVPSDGSQAEAQKALKTVAPNRSGRGGVSEEVDFGYCVGLNPPEEDAVMHVNSSAPVCGAGCVDSQSSTQALSRDPPLFYGVCPVYDDILARNERIHVYEDKKEALQAVRMIKGSRFKAFSNREDAEKFAKGICDYFPSPSKSSVCLSPVKMGSFNRDGLCSSETETANKERANSYKSPRTQDLTAKLRKAVEKGDTATFSELIWSNPRYLIGSGDNPTIVQEGCRYNVMHVAAKENQPGICQLLLDTLENPEFMRLMYPDDNAVMLKNRIQYIVDLYLNTPDKMGFDTPLHFACKFGNLDVVNVLTSHPAIVKNPRNKYDQTPAEVVCERSKNKSAELKEKIREYLKGRYYVPLLRAEDNSSAPVIGAPWSPDQIDDSPQRTLSKYTGSPKDPVLSIRAFAGPMSPSKAEEFRRLWKTPPRERAGFFHNVRKSDLERGVERVGRELAHELGFPWVEYWEFLGCFVDLSSQEGLRKLEEYLSHREMSKKAQQETGENETCNRYKTPHPSGKGKKCCNSISVGAFLDEDDDDMSLEEIKNRQNAARNISQPLVSKEPSIAAIGDAECDILSMGHTGNIIETSDHPRHYEKAASSTKNGFCNSVSSERIISERKHLHHGEECFVSPVSNLMSEFESLSFQEQEIAGESNKITEKNENERILAEGTSQVRISKDHLDKTCYAVSLASSSEPNVAGKPGETKLRTERKILSEKERLSAESGIQTNGARRHQELSSQKFLSKASPTNDNSKKLFLLGEQPSKLDSDVLAAIEAAEIDPQKYPIIYKWRHAVQSYSSSDRQSWPSPTLKARFKSRTTAAGLPYASVNSNSGRNSPITGSPGKSGSATSFSLDPGSPGRYSPACVNHALLKLRYFPEPSAH
- the ANKLE2 gene encoding ankyrin repeat and LEM domain-containing protein 2 isoform X2, producing the protein MERWVGAAGGWGSLWGADWVCWPGWELLAACAVIGAVGWLLRLLERRPCGRGAPAAISSAAARSAPAPLSAGSRRCSGSRPGEITMDAILSRLKQLTPDELREEIIRAGLKCGPITLTTRFIFEKKLAQALLEQQQQGALEEEGSALSEEAAGNVPSDGSQAEAQKALKTVAPNRSGRGGVSEEVDFGYCVGLNPPEEDAVMHVNSSAPVCGAGCVDSQSSTQALSRDPPLFYGVCPVYDDILARNERIHVYEDKKEALQAVRMIKGSRFKAFSNREDAEKFAKGICDYFPSPSKSSVCLSPVKMGSFNRDGLCSSETETANKERANSYKSPRTQDLTAKLRKAVEKGDTATFSELIWSNPRYLIGSGDNPTIVQEGCRYNVMHVAAKENQPGICQLLLDTLENPEFMRLMYPDDNAVMLKNRIQYIVDLYLNTPDKMGFDTPLHFACKFGNLDVVNVLTSHPAIVKNPRNKYDQTPAEVVCERSKNKSAELKEKIREYLKGRYYVPLLRAEDNSSAPVIGAPWSPDQIDDSPQRTLSKYTGSPKDPVLSIRAFAGPMSPSKAEEFRRLWKTPPRERAGFFHNVRKSDLERGVERVGRELAHELGFPWVEYWEFLGCFVDLSSQEGLRKLEEYLSHREMSKKAQQETGENETCNRYKTPHPSGKGKKCCNSISVGAFLDEDDDDMSLEEIKNRQNAARNISQPLVSKEPSIAAIGDAECDILSMGHTGNIIETSDHPRHYEKAASSTKNGFCNSVSSERIISERKHLHHGEECFVSPVSNLMSEFESLSFQEQEIAGESNKITEKNENERILAEGTSQVRISKDHLDKTCYAVSLASSSEPNVAGKPGETKLRTERKILSEKERLSAESGIQTNGARRHQELSSQKFLSKASPTNDNSKKLFLLGEQPSKLDSDVLAAIEAAEIDPQKYPIIYKWRHAVQSYSSSDRQSWPSPTLKARFKSRTTAAGLPYASVNSNSGRNSPITGSPGKSGSATSFSLDPGSPGRYSPACVNHALLKLRYFPEPSAH